The proteins below are encoded in one region of Pelagibacterium flavum:
- the murG gene encoding undecaprenyldiphospho-muramoylpentapeptide beta-N-acetylglucosaminyltransferase: MSTFALMAGGTGGHLFPAMALAQELRRRGHEIHLVTDERVSHYGAEFPASGIHVVPAATPSIRNPIKFIKAVFTILGGTATAIGVLRGIKPAAVVGFGGYPCFPPFLAASVLRIPGILHEQNAVMGRANRALARFAKVLAMSFAQTVHADKFKLDKVLVGNPVRDRVRAIAGMSYPALAEGGPINLLVFGGSQGARAFSDIVPAAIAELDEPLRRRLVVTQQCREEDLDRVAEAYRAARVNVELAGFFTDLPERIVSSHLVIGRAGASTIAELGALGRPSILIPLPGSLDQDQKANALVMEEAGGAWVFDQVTLSPQSLATQLNELFLAPDRLRAAASAALAVGRPDAVERLADLVEQTAKGQS; the protein is encoded by the coding sequence ATGAGTACATTTGCATTGATGGCCGGGGGGACGGGCGGACATCTTTTTCCAGCCATGGCGCTGGCGCAGGAATTGCGCCGGCGTGGGCACGAAATCCATCTGGTGACCGACGAACGGGTCAGCCATTACGGGGCGGAGTTTCCGGCGAGCGGGATCCATGTGGTGCCGGCGGCCACACCTTCGATCCGCAATCCGATAAAGTTCATCAAGGCGGTGTTCACGATCCTCGGCGGGACGGCAACTGCAATCGGTGTGTTGCGCGGGATCAAACCGGCGGCAGTGGTCGGGTTCGGAGGCTATCCCTGCTTTCCGCCATTTCTGGCGGCTTCGGTGCTGCGCATTCCAGGCATTCTCCATGAGCAGAATGCCGTGATGGGGCGCGCCAACCGGGCGCTGGCGCGGTTTGCAAAGGTGCTGGCCATGAGCTTTGCCCAGACCGTGCATGCGGACAAATTCAAGCTCGACAAGGTGCTGGTGGGCAATCCGGTGCGCGACAGGGTGCGGGCGATTGCCGGGATGAGCTATCCGGCCCTGGCCGAGGGCGGACCGATCAATCTTTTAGTGTTCGGGGGCAGCCAGGGCGCGCGCGCGTTTTCCGACATCGTCCCGGCGGCGATTGCCGAACTCGACGAGCCATTGCGGCGGCGCCTGGTCGTCACCCAGCAATGCCGCGAGGAAGACCTCGACCGGGTGGCGGAAGCCTATCGCGCGGCGCGGGTCAATGTAGAACTGGCGGGCTTTTTCACAGACCTGCCCGAACGCATCGTTTCGAGCCATCTGGTGATCGGGCGGGCCGGGGCTTCGACCATTGCAGAACTGGGAGCGCTGGGGCGCCCGTCGATTCTGATCCCGCTGCCCGGATCGCTCGATCAGGATCAGAAGGCCAATGCGCTGGTGATGGAGGAGGCCGGTGGGGCCTGGGTCTTCGACCAGGTCACGCTTTCACCGCAATCTCTTGCCACCCAGCTTAACGAACTCTTCCTCGCTCCGGATCGCCTTCGGGCAGCAGCTTCTGCCGCGCTGGCGGTGGGCAGGCCCGATGCCGTCGAACGGCTGGCCGATCTCGTCGAGCAAACCGCCAAAGGACAATCATGA
- a CDS encoding FtsW/RodA/SpoVE family cell cycle protein: MTAISAWFSRERKTPIAEWWWTVDRELMFALCALMGFGVLLSFAASPPVAERIGLGPWHFTQRHVLFCIPALGAMLLASLVNARWTRIIALVTLVGGVVLLAMTLRYGVEVKGARRWISFMGQSLQPIEFVKPALAVMSAWFISEQMKRKDVPGHILALGATGLVVGLLLLQPDVGQTILVSVVYGGLLFLAGISWLVIAVLGVAAIVLLVMAYTFFPHVARRIDAFLNPETGDNYQAERALESLLEGGWFGMGPGEGIALRYLPDAHADFVFAAGASEFGILFCLMLVGLIAFIVIRALNLAMAQQNLFNRLAASALAIQFGVQSAFNLTVNLNLIPPKGMTLPFVSYGGTSMIAIGLSMGLLLALTRRKPEETFATGLPIRSALDNQSVPGKR; the protein is encoded by the coding sequence GTGACCGCCATTTCCGCCTGGTTCTCCCGCGAGCGAAAGACGCCCATTGCCGAATGGTGGTGGACCGTGGATCGCGAACTGATGTTTGCGCTGTGCGCGCTGATGGGTTTCGGGGTGCTGTTGAGCTTTGCGGCGAGCCCGCCGGTGGCCGAGCGCATCGGGCTGGGGCCGTGGCATTTTACCCAGCGGCATGTGCTGTTCTGCATCCCGGCGCTGGGGGCGATGCTGCTGGCCTCTCTGGTCAATGCACGCTGGACGCGAATCATCGCATTGGTCACGCTGGTTGGGGGCGTGGTGCTGCTGGCAATGACCCTGCGCTATGGCGTGGAGGTCAAGGGCGCGCGGCGCTGGATTTCCTTTATGGGGCAGTCGCTCCAACCCATCGAGTTCGTAAAGCCCGCGCTGGCGGTGATGTCGGCCTGGTTCATCTCCGAGCAGATGAAACGCAAGGACGTGCCCGGCCATATCCTTGCCCTCGGGGCGACCGGGCTGGTTGTGGGCCTGCTGCTGCTCCAGCCTGACGTGGGGCAGACCATCCTGGTTTCAGTGGTCTATGGGGGACTGCTGTTCCTGGCTGGCATTTCCTGGCTGGTGATTGCGGTTCTGGGGGTGGCGGCGATCGTGCTTCTGGTCATGGCCTATACGTTCTTTCCGCATGTGGCGCGCCGTATCGATGCCTTCCTCAACCCCGAGACCGGTGACAATTATCAGGCCGAGCGCGCTCTTGAATCGCTGCTGGAGGGCGGATGGTTCGGTATGGGGCCGGGCGAGGGAATCGCGCTGCGCTACCTGCCAGACGCCCATGCCGACTTTGTGTTCGCGGCGGGCGCGAGCGAGTTCGGCATCCTGTTTTGCCTGATGCTGGTGGGGCTGATCGCCTTCATCGTCATCAGGGCGCTCAATCTGGCGATGGCGCAGCAAAATCTGTTCAACAGACTTGCGGCCAGCGCGCTGGCTATTCAGTTCGGTGTGCAATCGGCCTTCAACCTTACGGTGAATCTCAATCTCATCCCGCCCAAGGGCATGACGCTGCCGTTCGTTTCCTATGGCGGCACTTCGATGATTGCGATCGGGCTGTCCATGGGGTTATTGCTGGCGCTGACGCGGCGCAAGCCGGAAGAAACCTTTGCCACCGGCCTGCCGATCCGCAGCGCTCTGGACAATCAGAGCGTGCCGGGAAAACGCTGA
- the murB gene encoding UDP-N-acetylmuramate dehydrogenase gives MSFPDLLPQFSGWIGDVRGNLVPNHPLAKAVWFRVGGPAQLYFEPADEADLALFLKNLPAEIKVTVIGLGSNLLIRDGGIDGVVIKLPAKAFGGVEVLGGNRVRAGAGLPDVKIATAAAKAGIDGLEFFRGIPGAVGGALYMNAGCYGTEAKERVVSLRGVTRDGEIIELANADMAYQYRKSNGPEGVVFTSAVFEGLAGESESILAKMREITERRESTQPTNTRTGGSTFKNPDGQSAWQLVDEAGCRGLRIGHAQVSQMHTNFLVNLDAASAYDIETLGETVRAKVREKHGVELVWEIRRMGHFAPGREVKEFLDGDVFAGVA, from the coding sequence ATGAGTTTCCCCGACCTTTTGCCGCAGTTTTCCGGCTGGATCGGCGATGTGAGGGGCAATCTGGTCCCCAACCATCCATTGGCCAAGGCCGTGTGGTTCCGCGTGGGCGGACCGGCGCAGCTCTATTTCGAGCCGGCGGACGAGGCCGATCTTGCGCTGTTTCTGAAAAATCTGCCGGCCGAGATCAAGGTGACCGTGATCGGGCTAGGCTCGAACCTTCTGATCCGCGATGGCGGGATAGACGGAGTGGTCATCAAGCTGCCGGCCAAGGCGTTCGGCGGGGTCGAGGTGCTGGGTGGCAATCGCGTGCGGGCCGGGGCGGGGCTTCCCGACGTCAAGATTGCCACGGCGGCAGCCAAGGCGGGAATCGACGGACTGGAATTTTTCCGGGGCATTCCAGGTGCGGTTGGTGGTGCGCTTTACATGAATGCGGGGTGCTATGGCACCGAAGCGAAAGAGCGGGTGGTGAGCCTGCGCGGCGTGACGCGCGATGGCGAGATCATCGAACTGGCCAATGCCGACATGGCCTATCAGTATCGCAAATCGAACGGGCCGGAGGGCGTTGTGTTTACCTCGGCGGTGTTTGAAGGGCTGGCGGGCGAGAGCGAAAGCATTCTCGCCAAGATGCGCGAGATCACCGAGCGGCGCGAGAGCACGCAGCCGACCAATACACGCACTGGTGGATCGACGTTCAAGAATCCGGACGGCCAATCGGCCTGGCAATTGGTCGATGAAGCCGGGTGCCGTGGGCTGCGGATCGGGCATGCGCAGGTCTCGCAAATGCACACCAATTTCCTCGTCAATCTCGATGCGGCAAGCGCCTATGACATTGAAACGCTTGGCGAAACCGTACGGGCCAAAGTTCGTGAGAAGCACGGGGTCGAGCTGGTGTGGGAAATCCGGCGGATGGGGCACTTCGCGCCGGGGCGCGAAGTCAAAGAGTTTTTAGACGGCGATGTTTTTGCCGGCGTAGCCTGA
- a CDS encoding peptidoglycan D,D-transpeptidase FtsI family protein, giving the protein MSAITPETISIDGTRKARGNLTGARIRWAMAFVLIVFSVMVGRLIWLGNIEIDTTIEGQTRDAIMASRPAILDRNGLEMAVDIRVPSLFAEPRRILDVDEAADAILTVLPELDSAWLRDRLTGDQGFVWVARELTPAQRDRIMRLGIPGLDFLEESKRFYPGGTVAAHVMGAVNIDNVGIAGVEKHLDDDNLALLQNLGLARDSALTPVNLSLDLRVQSILHEELVSSIERYQAIAAGGAIMDVRTGEIIAMASIPDFDPNNPGTMLEEGRFNRLTAAKFEVGSIFKPITFAAALDAGAVQLTDTVDARFGVRFGRYTIEDFHGEYRVLTVPEVFRYSSNIGTIKIMQALGKDNFRAFLTRIGLDGAPDIELPEVTRSSIPASFSEVGAATASFGHGLSVTPLQMLTATAALVNGGHLMDATLFPRTEQEAMAGATQVVSQQTSDYLRYLLRMNGVIGSGSTGNKIAEGYRWGGKTGTAEKVVDGRYSSSLVTAFFASAFPLEDPKYALIIFVDEPKAENERSGRTAGWNAGQMSGRIVKRIAPMLGIQPVLGPQIDAQLVPVQLRSGAEFTGF; this is encoded by the coding sequence ATGAGCGCGATCACCCCCGAAACCATTTCCATCGACGGCACGCGCAAGGCGCGCGGCAATCTGACCGGCGCGCGCATTCGCTGGGCCATGGCGTTCGTTCTGATCGTGTTTTCGGTGATGGTGGGGCGGCTCATCTGGCTGGGCAATATCGAGATCGATACCACGATCGAGGGCCAGACACGCGATGCCATCATGGCGTCCCGTCCGGCAATCCTCGATCGGAACGGACTGGAAATGGCGGTCGATATCCGCGTGCCATCGCTCTTTGCCGAGCCCCGACGCATACTCGATGTCGATGAGGCCGCGGACGCGATCCTGACGGTTTTGCCCGAACTGGACAGCGCCTGGCTGCGCGACCGACTGACGGGGGATCAAGGGTTTGTGTGGGTGGCGCGTGAATTGACCCCCGCCCAGCGCGACCGGATCATGCGGCTTGGCATTCCGGGGCTCGATTTTCTCGAGGAAAGCAAGCGGTTCTACCCCGGCGGGACGGTCGCCGCGCATGTGATGGGTGCGGTCAATATCGACAATGTCGGGATTGCCGGTGTCGAAAAGCATCTCGATGACGACAATCTGGCCCTGTTGCAAAATCTGGGGCTGGCGCGCGACAGCGCGCTGACCCCGGTCAACCTTTCGCTCGATCTGCGCGTCCAGAGCATCCTGCATGAAGAGCTTGTGAGTTCCATCGAGCGCTATCAGGCGATCGCGGCGGGCGGAGCGATCATGGATGTGCGGACCGGCGAAATCATCGCCATGGCGTCCATTCCCGACTTCGACCCCAACAATCCCGGGACCATGCTCGAGGAAGGGCGCTTCAACCGGCTGACCGCGGCAAAGTTCGAGGTGGGCTCGATTTTCAAGCCGATCACGTTTGCTGCCGCCCTGGATGCGGGCGCGGTGCAACTCACCGACACGGTCGACGCCCGGTTTGGCGTGCGCTTCGGGCGGTACACGATCGAGGACTTCCATGGTGAATACCGCGTTCTGACGGTGCCCGAGGTGTTCCGCTATTCCTCCAATATCGGAACGATCAAGATCATGCAGGCTCTGGGCAAGGATAATTTCCGGGCCTTTCTGACGCGGATCGGGCTGGATGGTGCTCCCGATATCGAGCTTCCGGAAGTCACGAGATCGAGCATTCCGGCGAGCTTTTCGGAAGTGGGGGCTGCCACGGCCTCTTTCGGGCATGGCCTGAGCGTGACGCCGCTGCAGATGTTGACGGCGACCGCGGCGCTGGTGAATGGCGGGCACCTGATGGATGCGACGCTGTTTCCGCGCACCGAGCAGGAGGCCATGGCCGGAGCCACGCAGGTCGTTTCCCAGCAGACAAGCGATTATTTGCGCTATCTGTTGCGCATGAACGGAGTCATCGGTTCAGGCAGCACGGGCAACAAGATCGCCGAGGGCTACCGGTGGGGCGGCAAGACAGGGACTGCGGAAAAGGTGGTCGATGGACGATATTCGAGCAGTCTTGTCACGGCTTTTTTCGCCTCGGCTTTTCCGCTCGAAGATCCTAAATATGCCCTGATCATTTTTGTAGATGAACCAAAGGCAGAAAACGAGCGATCGGGGCGTACCGCCGGCTGGAACGCGGGACAGATGTCGGGACGTATCGTCAAGCGCATAGCACCGATGCTCGGTATCCAACCCGTTCTGGGGCCACAAATCGACGCCCAATTGGTGCCAGTCCAGTTGCGCAGCGGGGCCGAATTTACCGGGTTCTGA
- a CDS encoding UDP-N-acetylmuramoyl-L-alanyl-D-glutamate--2,6-diaminopimelate ligase yields MPHKLTDILHGVAGADNLPDIEVGGLNADSRLIGQGDVFFALPGTRGHGNSYAKDAAGRGAVVMVTDEAPKADPGIPVVLIDDVRAAYAIAAANFCGPQPAICAAVTGTNGKTSVVSFLRQIWAHSGIRGASLGTLGLMVGEDHIPGELTTPDSLSLHKTLAKLKADGVDHVALEASSHGLDQRRLDGVKFSAVAFTNLSRDHLDYHETIEAYRDAKLRLFRDLIDADATAVVDAEDEEGLPFMFAALDKGATVFTVGAGGAHIDVESVESEGFGQRVKGKLVGEPMEFLLPLVGRFQVDNAVVAAGLAMATGVANGDAIKALETLEGAKGRLEKVVQRGEAAVFVDYAHTPDALENALEALRPFAKGRLIVVFGCGGDRDPGKRPQMGEVAQRLADLVIVTDDNPRTEDANAIRAQILAAAPGAREMGDRAAAIGHAIAGMGAEDVVLVAGKGHEDYQIVGKTKHHFSDHEVVRAAFGT; encoded by the coding sequence TTGCCGCATAAGCTTACCGACATTCTGCACGGGGTCGCCGGGGCAGACAATTTGCCCGATATCGAGGTTGGCGGACTGAACGCCGATAGCCGGCTGATTGGGCAGGGTGACGTGTTCTTTGCGCTGCCGGGCACGCGCGGACACGGAAACAGCTATGCAAAGGATGCTGCCGGCCGTGGAGCCGTCGTCATGGTTACTGACGAGGCACCAAAGGCCGATCCGGGAATTCCGGTGGTGCTGATTGACGATGTGCGGGCTGCCTATGCCATAGCCGCCGCCAATTTCTGCGGACCGCAACCAGCCATTTGCGCTGCGGTAACCGGGACGAACGGCAAGACCTCGGTGGTGTCTTTTCTGCGCCAGATCTGGGCCCATTCGGGCATTCGTGGCGCCAGCTTGGGCACGCTCGGGCTGATGGTGGGCGAAGACCATATTCCGGGCGAGCTGACGACGCCCGACTCGCTATCGCTGCACAAGACGCTGGCAAAGCTCAAGGCGGACGGCGTGGATCATGTTGCACTTGAAGCCTCCAGCCATGGCCTCGATCAACGACGGCTCGACGGGGTGAAGTTCAGCGCGGTGGCGTTCACCAATCTCAGCCGCGACCATCTCGATTATCACGAGACGATCGAAGCGTATCGCGATGCCAAGCTGCGGCTGTTCCGCGACCTGATCGACGCCGATGCGACTGCCGTCGTCGACGCCGAAGACGAGGAGGGGCTGCCCTTCATGTTCGCGGCGCTCGACAAGGGCGCGACGGTATTCACCGTGGGCGCGGGCGGAGCGCATATCGATGTCGAGAGCGTTGAAAGCGAGGGGTTCGGGCAGCGGGTCAAGGGCAAGCTGGTGGGCGAGCCGATGGAATTCCTGCTGCCGCTGGTGGGGCGGTTCCAGGTGGACAATGCGGTGGTCGCGGCCGGGCTGGCCATGGCGACCGGCGTTGCCAATGGCGATGCCATCAAAGCGCTCGAAACGCTTGAGGGGGCCAAGGGGCGCCTGGAAAAGGTTGTCCAGCGCGGCGAGGCCGCCGTGTTTGTGGACTATGCCCACACGCCCGATGCACTGGAAAACGCGCTGGAAGCGCTTCGGCCCTTCGCCAAGGGACGGCTGATCGTCGTGTTCGGGTGCGGAGGCGATCGCGATCCGGGCAAGCGCCCGCAGATGGGGGAGGTGGCTCAAAGGCTGGCCGATCTGGTGATCGTTACCGACGACAATCCGCGCACGGAAGATGCGAACGCCATTCGCGCGCAGATACTGGCGGCGGCGCCCGGCGCGAGGGAAATGGGAGATCGGGCGGCAGCAATCGGTCATGCAATTGCCGGAATGGGCGCAGAGGACGTTGTTCTGGTCGCCGGCAAGGGACATGAGGACTACCAGATCGTGGGAAAGACAAAGCATCATTTTTCCGACCACGAGGTCGTGCGCGCGGCCTTCGGGACCTGA
- the mraY gene encoding phospho-N-acetylmuramoyl-pentapeptide-transferase, which produces MLYFLQQFADAFPVFNVFRYLSFRTGGAIITALFFVFLFGPGMVNSLRVRQGKGQPIREDGPQSHLLTKKGKPTMGGLMILSGALVSILLWADLSNMYVWAVLLVTTGFGLVGFYDDYLKVKHQNHKGFGGRARLAIESAIAIAACIIIASQAPEGYENALLLPFVKDLALNLGLFFFIFGAFVIVGAGNAVNLTDGLDGLAIVPVMIAAAAFGLIAYLVGNQVYSDYLFLNFVPGTGELSIVCGALIGAGLGFLWFNAPPAQIIMGDTGSLSLGGALGTIAVATKHELVMAIVGGLFVLEAVSVIVQVVSFRLTGKRVFKMAPIHHHFEHLGWTESQIVIRFWIIAMVLALIGLSSLKLR; this is translated from the coding sequence ATGCTCTATTTCCTGCAGCAGTTTGCTGACGCCTTTCCGGTCTTCAACGTGTTCCGGTACCTCTCGTTCAGGACGGGCGGGGCGATCATCACGGCGCTGTTTTTCGTATTCCTGTTCGGGCCGGGCATGGTCAATTCGCTGCGCGTGCGGCAGGGCAAGGGGCAGCCGATCCGCGAGGACGGGCCGCAGAGCCATCTTTTGACCAAGAAGGGCAAGCCCACCATGGGCGGGTTGATGATCCTTTCGGGCGCTCTGGTTTCGATCCTGCTCTGGGCGGACCTTTCCAACATGTATGTCTGGGCGGTTCTGCTGGTGACGACCGGGTTCGGGCTGGTCGGGTTTTACGACGATTACCTCAAGGTCAAGCACCAGAACCACAAGGGGTTCGGGGGCAGGGCGCGGCTGGCCATCGAGTCGGCGATCGCCATCGCCGCGTGCATCATCATCGCCAGTCAGGCGCCCGAGGGGTACGAAAACGCGCTGCTCTTGCCGTTCGTCAAGGATCTGGCGCTCAATCTGGGCCTGTTCTTCTTCATCTTCGGCGCCTTCGTGATCGTGGGTGCGGGCAATGCGGTGAATTTGACCGACGGCCTGGACGGGCTGGCGATCGTACCGGTGATGATCGCGGCCGCAGCGTTCGGGCTGATTGCCTATCTGGTGGGTAACCAGGTCTATTCGGACTATCTGTTCTTGAACTTCGTTCCCGGAACGGGCGAGCTTTCCATCGTTTGCGGGGCCCTGATCGGGGCGGGGCTCGGATTTTTGTGGTTCAACGCGCCGCCGGCCCAGATCATCATGGGCGATACCGGGTCGCTTTCGCTGGGTGGCGCGCTGGGGACCATTGCGGTGGCCACCAAGCACGAGTTGGTCATGGCGATCGTGGGCGGGCTGTTCGTTCTCGAAGCGGTATCGGTGATCGTGCAGGTGGTTTCGTTCCGGCTGACGGGCAAACGGGTGTTCAAGATGGCACCCATTCACCACCATTTCGAGCATCTGGGCTGGACCGAGAGCCAGATCGTGATCCGGTTCTGGATCATTGCGATGGTTCTGGCGCTGATCGGGCTGAGTTCGCTGAAGCTGCGGTGA
- the murC gene encoding UDP-N-acetylmuramate--L-alanine ligase — protein MNTKMPRDIGPVHFIGIGGIGMSGIAEVLHTQRYTVRGSDASMNANVQRLQAMGIEVMVGQKAENIGDAAVVVVSSAIKKDNPELKEARAKGLPIVRRAEMLAEIMRFKNAIAIGGTHGKTTTTSMVAALLDAGQFDPTVINGGIINAYGTNARLGQGDWMVVEADESDGTFVKLPADVAVVTNIDAEHLDHYHNFDGVKKAFRNFVENVPFYGFAVMCLDHPTVQALVGEIEDRRMITYGLNPQADVRLIDVVNDNGVSKFSVIVRDRISGKTRTIDALELPMPGMHNVLNATAAIAVAQELKITDAQIRAGLKGFGGVKRRFTKTGEVNGIAIIDDYGHHPVEISSVLRAARQSAKRDVIAVVQPHRYSRLNDLFDDFSACFNEADTVLVAPVYAAGEAPIEGVSHIELVDRIRARGHRDARAIAGPEELAGLIADRAGEGDYVVCLGAGNITLWAAALPGELEAELAGKSKVSA, from the coding sequence ATGAACACCAAGATGCCACGAGATATCGGGCCCGTGCATTTCATCGGCATTGGCGGGATCGGGATGAGCGGTATTGCCGAAGTGCTGCACACCCAGCGCTACACGGTGCGCGGTTCGGACGCGTCGATGAACGCAAATGTGCAGCGGCTGCAGGCCATGGGCATCGAGGTGATGGTCGGGCAGAAGGCCGAAAATATCGGCGATGCGGCGGTTGTCGTGGTGTCGTCGGCGATCAAGAAGGACAATCCCGAGCTGAAAGAAGCGCGCGCCAAGGGGCTGCCGATTGTAAGGCGGGCCGAGATGCTGGCCGAGATCATGCGCTTCAAGAACGCGATTGCCATTGGCGGCACTCATGGCAAGACGACGACGACCTCGATGGTCGCGGCGCTCCTCGATGCGGGGCAGTTCGATCCGACGGTCATCAATGGCGGCATCATCAACGCCTATGGCACCAATGCGCGGCTGGGGCAGGGCGACTGGATGGTTGTCGAGGCCGACGAGAGCGACGGCACGTTCGTCAAGCTGCCGGCGGACGTGGCAGTGGTGACCAATATCGACGCCGAGCATCTGGACCATTACCACAATTTCGACGGGGTCAAGAAAGCGTTCCGCAATTTCGTAGAGAACGTGCCGTTCTACGGCTTTGCGGTGATGTGCCTCGATCACCCCACGGTACAGGCGCTGGTGGGCGAGATCGAAGACCGGCGGATGATTACCTATGGGCTCAACCCCCAGGCGGATGTGCGGTTGATCGATGTGGTCAACGACAATGGTGTTTCGAAGTTTTCGGTGATCGTCCGCGACCGGATCAGCGGCAAGACGCGAACCATCGATGCGCTGGAACTGCCCATGCCGGGGATGCACAATGTGCTCAATGCGACAGCGGCGATTGCGGTGGCGCAGGAACTCAAGATCACCGATGCGCAGATCCGGGCGGGGCTCAAAGGCTTCGGCGGGGTCAAGCGGCGCTTTACCAAGACCGGCGAGGTCAACGGTATTGCGATTATCGACGACTACGGACACCATCCGGTCGAAATTTCCTCGGTGCTGCGCGCAGCTCGGCAATCGGCAAAGCGCGACGTGATTGCCGTGGTGCAGCCGCACCGCTATTCGCGGCTCAACGATCTGTTCGACGATTTTTCGGCGTGTTTCAACGAAGCCGATACGGTGCTGGTGGCGCCGGTCTATGCGGCAGGTGAAGCGCCGATCGAGGGCGTGAGTCATATCGAGCTGGTGGACCGTATCAGGGCCCGTGGACATCGCGATGCACGGGCGATTGCTGGGCCGGAAGAGTTGGCGGGCCTGATCGCGGATCGCGCTGGGGAAGGCGACTATGTCGTGTGCCTGGGGGCGGGGAACATCACGCTGTGGGCGGCGGCGCTGCCGGGCGAACTGGAAGCCGAACTGGCAGGAAAGTCCAAGGTCAGCGCATGA
- a CDS encoding UDP-N-acetylmuramoyl-tripeptide--D-alanyl-D-alanine ligase, which yields MSALYGIDEIVAATGGEARDIAVETVSSISIDSREIAAGALFVAIRGENFDGHDFVARAIEAGAVAALVSRDKAEALSGLPLIVVEDALEGLYGLAAFSRSRTRARIIAVTGSVGKTSTKEAMRVALEASGKTHASIKSFNNHWGVPLMLARMPADAEFGVFEIGMSAAGEITPLSRLVRPHVAVVTTVAPAHLEFFASEAAIADAKAEIFSGVEPGGLAIIGRDHAHVERLAGVAEAAGLETLSYGFADADVTISDYRVTRDGATGHVEGDGLSLDLSIATGGRHMLANGVAALLAARAVGGDVQKAMAALAGHGAPEGRGAAILLGDPGHPIRLIDESYNANPTSMRAALEVFATMPTEGRRIVVLGDMRELGAASADYHAGLADAVVAARPHLVFLVGEHMAKLADALPAALVAGRAQAVDEIGEAVLETLAPGDSVMLKGSNGVKLGSLVARIRDRFGGRK from the coding sequence GTGTCTGCGCTCTATGGCATCGATGAGATCGTCGCCGCGACCGGTGGGGAAGCCCGCGATATCGCTGTCGAAACCGTTTCCTCCATTTCGATAGATTCCCGCGAAATTGCTGCCGGAGCGCTGTTTGTTGCGATCAGGGGCGAGAATTTCGACGGACATGATTTTGTTGCCAGGGCCATCGAGGCGGGTGCGGTTGCGGCGCTGGTGAGCCGGGACAAGGCCGAAGCCCTGTCGGGGCTACCGCTGATCGTTGTCGAAGATGCGCTGGAGGGGCTTTACGGGCTGGCGGCGTTTTCCCGATCCCGGACGCGGGCCCGCATCATCGCGGTAACGGGGAGTGTGGGGAAGACATCGACCAAGGAAGCGATGCGGGTGGCGCTGGAGGCCAGCGGGAAGACCCATGCCTCGATCAAGAGTTTCAACAATCACTGGGGCGTGCCGCTGATGCTGGCGCGGATGCCGGCCGACGCCGAATTCGGCGTATTCGAGATCGGGATGAGCGCGGCTGGAGAGATCACACCGCTTTCCAGGCTCGTGCGTCCGCATGTGGCGGTGGTGACAACGGTGGCGCCGGCCCATCTTGAGTTTTTTGCCTCCGAGGCGGCGATTGCCGATGCCAAGGCAGAGATTTTTTCCGGCGTGGAACCGGGGGGATTGGCGATCATCGGGCGCGATCATGCGCATGTGGAGCGGCTGGCCGGCGTAGCGGAGGCTGCGGGGCTGGAAACGCTGAGCTATGGCTTTGCCGACGCCGATGTGACGATTTCCGATTATCGGGTGACGCGGGACGGAGCGACCGGACATGTCGAGGGCGACGGACTGTCACTCGATCTTTCGATTGCCACCGGTGGGCGGCACATGCTGGCCAATGGGGTGGCGGCATTGCTGGCGGCGCGGGCGGTTGGCGGCGATGTGCAAAAGGCGATGGCGGCTCTGGCTGGTCACGGAGCGCCGGAGGGGCGTGGCGCGGCGATTTTGCTTGGCGATCCGGGCCATCCCATCCGGTTGATCGACGAAAGCTATAACGCCAATCCCACATCGATGCGCGCGGCGCTCGAGGTGTTCGCGACGATGCCGACCGAGGGGCGGCGCATAGTGGTGCTTGGGGACATGCGCGAGCTGGGGGCCGCGTCGGCCGATTATCACGCGGGACTGGCCGATGCGGTGGTCGCGGCAAGGCCCCACCTGGTGTTTCTGGTGGGGGAGCATATGGCCAAACTGGCGGACGCTTTGCCAGCGGCGCTTGTTGCGGGGCGGGCACAGGCTGTGGACGAGATTGGCGAAGCTGTTTTGGAAACGCTTGCACCGGGCGACTCAGTTATGCTCAAGGGATCGAACGGCGTGAAGCTGGGCTCTTTGGTGGCCCGGATCCGAGACCGGTTCGGCGGAAGAAAGTAA